ATCTATACACTTCAGCAGCGTCTGAGTCTCTTACAGACTGACCAATATCTTCAGAAAGCCTTAGGTAACCTCTTCTTTTGTCCGTGATTGGGCTATCTATTATTTCATTAAGCCGATAGATTACGGCAGAATAATTTATGCAAGTTGAACCGTTGAAATTAGATTTATCAATATCGCTTATACCGTCTACAAAGTAACTGGCTGTAGCTTTGTCTGTTCTCCATATAGTGAAAAGATAGTCCTCCATGATCCAAACTTTGCCAGTGCCATCAACTACAGAGCCATTAGTCCATGCGTTTAGCGTTGCCCGGGCAGATGACCTGTCTAAATCAGAACTTAGATTTTCATCCAGATTATAATTTTGATTACTGTTTTCAAATAATACAGAGAGTCCTTTGCCTCTTTGTTTATCGTTTGGTATTTTTCAACATCCTTTCATAAAGCAAGTTCAGCACTTCAGTTGCTTTTTTGCATCAGGATGCTTCGACTTATCAGGATGTATTTTCTTTATTACTTTATCTCTCCATGCCTTTGCCTTTTTTTTATCCTTATAAAATGAAGGTGCAATATTTAACATTTCCTGTTGGGCTTCGCCTGTAAGAACTGATAAATAAAATATTATTTCAGCCTCTTTGGAAACGAAATAGTCATATTTAAAATCGTTGTTTTTTTTGCTATCAGCTCCATTCAAATAAATGAGTTCAAGACCAGAAGACTCTAGAACTTTCTTAGCTTCCTCAATTTTTTTTCTATCATTTTCATGGTCTGGTACTTCACTTTCATTACTTCGTAAGATTTGATAAGTAGCTATATGTGACTGCTCCCCACCCTATCGGGTGAGGCTTCTGATTTCTTAGGCAGCAACCGACAATCTGCCGGATTTACGCAAGCCTCCATCAGCAGAAACGGACAGTCCTTCCGCCTTTAATTTCAATATGCCTTGCTTCTTGATATTGCGAGCTGCATTAATATCCCGGTCATGGATAGCACCACAGCTACACTCCCATGATCGGATTCTCAATGGCATTTTTTCCTGTTTCAAATCGCAGACTGAGCAAGTTTTAGAGGATGCAAACCACTGGTCTATCTTCACCAGATGTTTACCTTCCTGCTTTGCCTTGTATTCGAGTTTGGTTATCAGTGAGTGCCAGCCAGCATCAGCAATAGAACGAGCAAGACGCTTGTTCTTGAGCATGTTTTTAACTTTCAGTGTCTCCACAATCACCGCTTGGTTTTCGTCGATGAGTTGTTTTGATAGCTTATGCTGAAAATCATTACGGGCAAAGGCTACACGCTCATGCGCCTTTGCCACCAATAAACGGGCTTTGTGCCTACCTTTTGAGCCTTTCTTGCAGCGAGATAGAGCCTGTTGTTTTCTTTTCAGGTTACGTTGTGCTTTTTTCAGAAAGCGAGGATTGCCAGTCTTATGGCCGGTACTGGTGATAGCCAGATCAGTAATCCCCATATCAACACCGACAACCTGATTAGCTTCAAGATTATCAATCTGTTTTGGTTGTTCCTGGGTATCATCAGCCAATATGGAGGCAAAATACTTGCCGGTTAGCGTTCTGCTCAGGGTGATAGACTTCACCTTACCCACTATTTCACGATGCACTTTAGCCCTTATGGGCTTGCGCTTGGGGATTTTTATCCCGTTATCGCCCACAGAGACAGACGTACAATGGTAGCTACTTTGCTTGCCATGCTTTTTCTTGAAGCGAGGAAATCTTGCCTGCAATTTGGGATTGAAAAAGTTTTGAAAGGCCGTATCCAGATTGATAGTGGCCTGTTGCAGTGCAATAGAGTCAGCGTTTTTCAGCCATGAGTACTTTCGGCTTTTCTTGGCTTTTGCCAGCAAGGGCTTCAGGTGTTTTTTGGGAGAAAGGCTCTGCCCACGAGCCTTGTAATAATGAACCTTAATAGCCAGGGCCTTGTTCCATACGAACCGCACAGCATCAAACTGACGGTCGAGAAATTCCGCCT
Above is a genomic segment from Endozoicomonas euniceicola containing:
- a CDS encoding RNA-guided endonuclease InsQ/TnpB family protein — protein: MLRATKVRIYPTSEQAEFLDRQFDAVRFVWNKALAIKVHYYKARGQSLSPKKHLKPLLAKAKKSRKYSWLKNADSIALQQATINLDTAFQNFFNPKLQARFPRFKKKHGKQSSYHCTSVSVGDNGIKIPKRKPIRAKVHREIVGKVKSITLSRTLTGKYFASILADDTQEQPKQIDNLEANQVVGVDMGITDLAITSTGHKTGNPRFLKKAQRNLKRKQQALSRCKKGSKGRHKARLLVAKAHERVAFARNDFQHKLSKQLIDENQAVIVETLKVKNMLKNKRLARSIADAGWHSLITKLEYKAKQEGKHLVKIDQWFASSKTCSVCDLKQEKMPLRIRSWECSCGAIHDRDINAARNIKKQGILKLKAEGLSVSADGGLRKSGRLSVAA